The window CAGTGGTTTTATTCTATATTTCTAGAATTAATGCCACAATTTTTGAACCTAATCATGATTTTAAAGGAATGTaatgcaatgatttttttccttcatgtgaATATTCTGAAGCATAGCAAAAGCTTACTCAAGCATTTTGTAGCCTCATCTCTCAAATATCTGTgttttttcaatgttattttgaaTATCAAATGAGATTTCAGTTCATCAAAGTCTAATTCTTGAGGCAAGGGATGCAGACCACACAGATATTAGAAAACATGTAGAAAGTCACAGACTCATGTGTATTTATATCAGAGTTTCTCAactgtttatcagggatatttatttctaaaaatatttccaagtaaTAATGTGTTCAAAAATGACATATGACTAGATGATATTCTTAAGTGATGTGAAAACAATATTCTCCTTTACAGATCCATTGCTGAAGTCTACAAGTACAAAATTGgcatttataaaagttttttattattattttctcaaaagtttacctaagaataaagaagaatggaCAGGGAAAATTGTTCTTTGAAAGAATTCATTTTGATGGGAATTACTGATAACCCTGAGATGAAACTGACCCTATTTATGATATTTCTACTTGTTTACCTTATTAATCTTCTTGGAAACCTTGGAATGATCTTCTTGATTAGAGTGGATCCCCAACTTCATACACCCATGTACTTTTTTCTCAGCCACCTCTCTTTCTGTGACCTCTGCTATTCCACAGCAATTGGGCCCAAGATGCTGGTCAACATATTTACCAAGAACAAGTCAATTCCGTTCTTTGCCTGTGCTCTGCAGTTCTTCATCTCCTGCACCTTTGTAGATTCTGAGTGCATCCTGCTGGCAGTGATGGCCTTCGACAGATACAAAGCCATCAGCAACCCCTTGCACTATACAGTAGACATGTCCAGCAGGATTTGTTCTGTGCTTTTAGCTGGAGTTTACCTGGTGGGAACAGCAGATGCTTTCATACATACAACATTGACCTTTCGCTTATGTTTCTGTGGGTCTAATGAGATTAATCATTTCTTCTGTGACATCCCTCCTATCCTATTACTGTCTTGCTCTGACACACAGGCCAATGAGTTAGCAATATTCACCATTTTTGGTTTCATTGAACTGAGTACCATTTGTGGAGTCCTGGTCTCTTATGGCTACATCATCTCATCTGTCTTTAAGATCCGCTCTGCTGAGGGGAGGCTCAAAGCTTTCTCTACTTGTGCCTCCCACTTAACTGCAGTTGCAATTTTCCAGGGAACTGTGCTCTTCATGTATTTCAGGCCAAGTTCTTCCTACTCTCTAGATCAAGATAAAATGAGCTCATTGTTCTACACCCTTGTGATTCCCATGCTGAACCCTCTGATTTATAGCCTACGGAACAAGGATGTAAAAGAGGCCttacaaaaagtgaaaaataaaatgcagcttTAAAGATTTATTATAAGCTCCTCTCTCCCACACATGTGTGattattgttttcttaaattgGCAAGCAATtgcatataaaaaaacaaaattttctcaaacattttagtTTAATGAAATAAGTATTGATCTTAAAGTCTGGCTATAGGAAAATGTTATAATTCCCTAACCTCTTTAAATTATATAGGATACCACATTCCAGTGGAACACTTTGCTGATCTAATTttgccagatttttattttttcttttactcaaaaactttcaaatatattttagcttATTAAGGTTGTACTTTGTCTATgcattttgataatttattttcatagtaaACATAGTAATCTCTATGGTAAAGCATCCTCTCAGCTATTGGAAGTAGCATGTATTAATTAGCTAAGCATTCAAATACTTCATAATAAACTTCAAAGCCTTTATGAAGTCAAAGCACTGAGGAATAAATTCGAAAAATGTTCAAATCCAATGTGTGGAGAAGGGCTTCTTTGGTTCAAATTTCTCAATTTTGAGTTCTAGAGAAATGCCACTTGGGAAGAGGAATAGATTATAGTATAGGTAAATAGTCTGGCAGTGAGAGGAATCTTGAGGTGGAAGAGCATATTGTGCTTTAGATGCAAAACTGTTTTACATTGTTAAAGAGCAATGAGAAGAACCTGGTTACGGATCTATCTGGGGTAATTGCTAAGGGTCAACTCTTCCTCACTTCTTTCagtactttcttcccttttctctgtctTGGTTAAATGTCCCCTTTTTAATATCTCACAGACAGCTATCTCCTAAAGGCATTGTTTTAATGTCATCCTGTATATGTTCGAAATATTTGCTTCCAATATGGTATTGCAAGTGTCCTTTCCTTGAAGACACAGTGATGCGTCCCTGTTATGTGAAACAATGGTTTTGTGTTTGTGAGAAGAAAGGGGGAAACAAATAAGTAATAAATTGAAACACTAGATATTTTTAGTGCTGCCAGATGTCACTAAAACAAAAGTTATTTGCTAAGGTGTATGCCTCGAGTATACatatttttgaacttttgatacattatgtaaaattattgtggatataaatataataaatttatagatacatatgattgcattgaaaataaatattatgaatcTGTATATTTGGGATATGTGtctatttcatctttttctacTCTAGTATTCTGTTTGCTTAGACAACTGAATCAGCTTGTTGAGAACTAAATTTATGTGTCAATATACATGATGGATTATATATGACTCAAAGTCACTAGAGTTATCTATTACAATTGTGGAAACTAAAAGCCAAGAATGTCCCAGAATTTCTAGTTGGCATTATAAAATGCTTCTGTTTGAAAACATTTCAGAATGAAATGAAAGCCCAAAAATACCCTTTGACTTTCAAggtaaaatttatgagacaaagTGACCGGTCAGATAATGTTATGGTGGAAGAAACCTAATAACAATACTTTTTTAGATAAAGGCTTTAAAGGTTTCTACATGTACCTTGCTTTCCATAATACGGTCTTTGGGATTTTTGTTATGAGCAACACCACCCCAGAAAACATTGCAATTATTAAAagtatgttgggctggggttgtggctcagtggcagaatgcttgccttagcatgtatgaggcactaggttcaattctcagcaccacgtataaatcaatgaataaaataaaggttcatcaacatctaaaaaattttgttttaaaagtatgtGCATAATGTGCTCTTAATGGACAACTAATAATACAAAGGTCATTACATGTCTTCTAATCAATACATTTTCCTTAAATATGACACTTAATGAATTACAGCATCTAAACACTGACTTAATCTAACTCTTGGCTCTGTTATCAGCTCTATTTGCTGTGAactacagagaagaaaaatttcaaagtaatacAACCAGGAGTCCCAAATACAATTTATTGAACTTATTAATTCTAGCCCTCCTTCTGTCTCTCCACCAAAATAGaagttaaataacaaattattgttaatatttttaggtGATTCAAAGTTaggataaaaaaattaagagtatgTTCCATAATATTCTCCTATTTAGGGATTCCACATATGTcaacacaacataaaaaatatgatctattctagcttattcattaaatatgtcttattttcttctctcaggaTCTCTAAATAACATCCTTCTCACATGTCTACTAGTTACTTATCATAAACGATTGtccaaatataattttcaaaatgactcTGTGGAGGGATTATTATTGTAGTAAATCTTTTGTTTCTTGACCCTATCCTTTCTTAATGCCACTGAAATCCCTAAGCAAAAGAATTTCATAGCAGTGGTACATTTGGATACATGGGTAGCACAGATAATACTAGTCACAGGCTGTGTAAATGCATTGGTTAGAATTGACCAGTAATGATGTTCAAAGTCTCAATAAAAGAAAGTTTCTATGTTTCAGTCAAGtgtagctatttatttatttattttataaaaggaattgaatccaggagtgcttaaccaataagccatatccccagtccttttttattttttattttgaaacagggtcatgctaaattgcttagggcctcactaaattgctgaggctggctttgaatttgggattctcctgcctaagcctctggagcctcactgggattacagatgtgagccacccagcctggcaggtCCACCATTTTTTAAGGGCCATAATTTttaaggtcacacacacacacacacacacacacacacacaacaaaaaaaagggggggggtggtgATGAGAATTTACAGGAGTTTATGGTCACAAAGTTTTTTGGTTGTCATACCAAACTACTTGATCTGCAGCAGATTGGTGTGGTTCAATTAGAAGGTAACTTGGGAAATGAGCTGATCTCCAGGGCAGAGAATATTTGGCACACAAAGAGCATTattaattctgaaaatataatatatttgaaaagtcaATAAACCTCtgttcaaataaaatacattgccagcccttaaaaaataatcctccttatttctctctcttacttttcACCCAGTCAAAAAAGGTAAGTATGATGTTTAACCTTGATCCAATAGGTAAGCATGAAAAACTCTTAATtagtacaattttaattttatatatatgtataatattttggGTCAGAAAAGAACAGTTtagtttagggaaaaaaaaaatatatatatatatatatatatatatatatatatatttcaaagcacTAATTTGGATGGTCTTTTTACCTTTctgtctttaattatttattatcaaaTGAGGTCAAAATAAAGTGTTTGCAAAACTAATGAATCCCTGTCTTTAAGattatcataatttttatcatcatcttcttcaaTGTTAATATTAAAGTGATCTCTATGTGTTAAATGCATTTAggcattttatatttaagtatcaTATGTTTTATCTGCAGTATATCTGGGAAAGGCCTCTCATAAAAACTATTTCTTGTCAATGCTGAACCAGGTAATGGACAGATATTACTGAATTGGGTTTGCATTCTATCCAGTAATGTCAAAGTATTTCATTGTTTGCTCTGATAATTATTTTGTGTTAATGTCCtacattgtattaatttaaaatcaataaacattaatGAAATTTGACTATTGTAtgatagtatatttaaaaatttttaattgtacagccttttttaaaactttttttttagttgatggacctttgttttatttatttattttattatatacagtGATGAgaatcacacccagtgcctcagac is drawn from Urocitellus parryii isolate mUroPar1 chromosome 4, mUroPar1.hap1, whole genome shotgun sequence and contains these coding sequences:
- the LOC113175323 gene encoding olfactory receptor 5W2-like, whose translation is MDRENCSLKEFILMGITDNPEMKLTLFMIFLLVYLINLLGNLGMIFLIRVDPQLHTPMYFFLSHLSFCDLCYSTAIGPKMLVNIFTKNKSIPFFACALQFFISCTFVDSECILLAVMAFDRYKAISNPLHYTVDMSSRICSVLLAGVYLVGTADAFIHTTLTFRLCFCGSNEINHFFCDIPPILLLSCSDTQANELAIFTIFGFIELSTICGVLVSYGYIISSVFKIRSAEGRLKAFSTCASHLTAVAIFQGTVLFMYFRPSSSYSLDQDKMSSLFYTLVIPMLNPLIYSLRNKDVKEALQKVKNKMQL